From a region of the Neisseria subflava genome:
- the lptF gene encoding LPS export ABC transporter permease LptF, which produces MIYQRNFIKELSFTAVGIFVVLLAVLVSTQAINLLGRAADGRVAIDAVLALVGFWVIGMTPLLLVLTAFISTLTVLTRYWRDSEMSVWLSCGLALKQWIRPVMQFAVPFAILIAVMQLWVMPWAELRSREYAEILKQKQELSLVEAGEFNSLGKRNGRVYFVETFDTESGIMKNLFLREQDKNGNDNIVFAKEGNFSLTDNKRTLELRDGYRYSGTPGKADYNRVSFQHLSLIISTTPKLIDPVSHRRTIPTAQLIGSSNPQHQAELMWRISLTVSVLLLCLLAVPLSYFNPRSGHTYNILIAIGLFLVYQNGLTFLRNAVEDGKIHFWLGLLPMHIIMFVIAVVLLRVRSMPSQPFWQAVAKSLTLKGGK; this is translated from the coding sequence ATGATTTACCAAAGAAACTTTATTAAAGAACTTTCCTTTACCGCCGTCGGCATCTTTGTCGTCCTCTTGGCAGTATTGGTGTCGACGCAGGCTATCAACCTGCTTGGCCGCGCAGCCGACGGGCGTGTCGCCATCGATGCCGTGTTGGCCTTGGTCGGCTTTTGGGTAATCGGCATGACCCCGCTTTTGCTGGTGTTGACCGCATTTATCAGTACGTTGACCGTATTGACCCGCTATTGGCGCGACAGCGAGATGTCGGTTTGGCTCTCTTGCGGATTGGCATTGAAACAATGGATACGCCCGGTCATGCAGTTTGCCGTGCCGTTTGCCATTTTGATTGCCGTCATGCAGCTTTGGGTAATGCCGTGGGCAGAGTTGCGCAGCCGCGAATATGCCGAAATCTTGAAGCAGAAGCAGGAATTGTCTTTGGTGGAAGCCGGCGAGTTTAATAGCTTGGGCAAGCGCAACGGCAGGGTTTATTTTGTCGAAACCTTCGATACCGAATCCGGCATCATGAAAAACCTGTTCCTGCGCGAGCAGGACAAAAACGGTAACGACAACATCGTTTTTGCCAAAGAGGGCAATTTTTCGCTGACCGACAACAAACGCACGCTTGAATTGCGCGACGGCTACCGTTATAGCGGTACGCCCGGCAAAGCCGATTACAACCGCGTTTCTTTCCAACACCTCAGCCTGATTATCAGCACCACGCCCAAACTTATCGACCCTGTTTCACACCGCCGTACCATTCCGACTGCTCAACTGATTGGCAGCAGCAATCCCCAACACCAGGCGGAATTGATGTGGCGTATTTCCTTGACCGTCAGTGTTTTGTTGCTGTGCCTGCTTGCTGTGCCGCTTTCCTATTTCAATCCGCGCAGCGGCCATACCTACAATATCCTGATTGCCATCGGTTTGTTTTTGGTTTACCAAAACGGGCTGACCTTCCTGCGCAACGCCGTGGAAGACGGCAAAATCCATTTCTGGCTCGGGCTGCTGCCTATGCACATCATCATGTTTGTGATTGCCGTCGTCCTGCTGCGCGTGCGCAGTATGCCCAGCCAACCCTTCTGGCAGGCGGTTGCCAAAAGTCTGACATTGAAAGGCGGAAAATGA
- the hflX gene encoding GTPase HflX has protein sequence MSKRNLFSVDKSLEKPERVLLVGVMLTADYSGANETRERGFQTALTEAAELVGAAGGDLVSIETSRRDKPHPALFVGTGKAEELAAVVKQHDVGLVVFNHELTPTQERNLEKELQCRVLDRVGLILAIFAERAQSQEGKLQVELAQLNHLSGRLVRGYGHLQSQKGGIGLKGPGETQLETDRRLIGQKITALKKQLADVRKQRATRRKSRMSGRLKTFAIVGYTNAGKSSLFNRLTKADVLAKDQLFATLDTTARRLFLSHEASVILTDTVGFVRDLPHKLVSAFSATLEETTMADVLLHVVDASNPDFERQMDDVNEVLEEIGAHEIPQLVVYNKIDLLPSGMREAGILRDNSGHAVGVNVSVAESLGLDGLREAMIELAVQPSA, from the coding sequence TTGAGCAAGCGCAATCTGTTTTCCGTCGATAAATCTTTGGAAAAGCCCGAACGCGTCCTCTTGGTCGGCGTGATGCTGACGGCGGACTATTCCGGCGCAAACGAAACGCGCGAACGCGGCTTTCAGACGGCTTTGACCGAAGCGGCAGAATTGGTGGGCGCGGCCGGCGGCGATTTGGTTTCTATCGAAACTTCACGCCGCGATAAACCGCATCCGGCTTTGTTTGTCGGTACGGGCAAGGCGGAAGAGTTGGCGGCAGTGGTTAAGCAGCATGATGTCGGGCTGGTCGTGTTCAACCACGAACTCACGCCGACACAAGAGCGTAATCTGGAAAAAGAGCTTCAATGCCGCGTCCTCGACAGAGTGGGTTTAATTTTGGCGATTTTTGCCGAACGCGCCCAGTCGCAGGAAGGTAAGTTGCAGGTGGAGCTGGCTCAGTTGAATCACTTGAGCGGACGGCTGGTGCGCGGTTATGGGCATTTGCAAAGTCAGAAGGGTGGTATCGGCTTGAAAGGGCCGGGTGAAACCCAGTTGGAAACCGACCGCCGTTTAATCGGACAGAAAATCACGGCATTGAAAAAACAGCTTGCCGATGTCCGCAAGCAACGCGCCACACGCCGCAAATCGCGCATGAGCGGCCGTCTGAAAACCTTTGCCATTGTCGGCTATACCAATGCCGGAAAATCCAGCCTGTTCAACCGCTTGACCAAAGCGGACGTATTGGCGAAAGACCAGTTGTTCGCCACTTTGGATACTACTGCGCGACGGCTTTTCCTGTCGCATGAGGCAAGCGTGATTTTGACCGATACCGTCGGCTTTGTCCGCGATTTGCCGCACAAGCTGGTATCGGCGTTTTCCGCTACCTTGGAAGAGACGACGATGGCGGATGTGCTACTGCACGTCGTTGATGCCTCCAATCCCGATTTTGAACGGCAGATGGACGATGTCAACGAAGTCTTGGAAGAAATCGGCGCACATGAAATTCCGCAATTGGTGGTGTACAACAAAATCGATTTGCTGCCGTCGGGTATGCGTGAAGCAGGCATTTTGCGCGACAATTCCGGGCATGCCGTCGGCGTGAATGTTTCCGTTGCTGAAAGTTTGGGTTTGGACGGTTTGCGCGAAGCGATGATTGAATTGGCCGTACAGCCAAGTGCTTGA
- a CDS encoding glycosyltransferase: MSQTICLNMIVKNEAAIIEETLANITDHIKLDYYVISDTGSTDDTAGVIRRFFDAKGIAGEIHHDGWQNFAYNRNQALKHAKDKTDYVLIFDADDRFEGKLELPELTADRYRLRMRNAMGSVVYYRPLLLRNDGTFYWRGVLHEFIETDKQDTSEATLHGDYTVLSGRFGARSNMANKYLLDAVSLEKAFYSPEDEDLKPRYAFYAARSYWDSDMPERASEWFKKRIELGGWIEEVTVSYQQLGECYKLMGKRDEALATWLAGYDYNPRRAECLYLAQTMLRQEGKYRISHAIGLMAKRIPFPTDDILFVQSNVYQLDIDYELSVTAYAAGDLRQGYESCRHLLLLDVREELTTVTMQNMWLYREHAQTETREVLEQLVAVMQPYAVQGGRLAEVAEYFADILKNR; encoded by the coding sequence ATGTCCCAAACCATCTGCTTGAATATGATTGTCAAAAACGAAGCGGCAATCATCGAAGAAACACTGGCCAACATCACCGACCACATCAAACTTGACTACTATGTCATCAGCGACACCGGCTCGACCGATGATACCGCCGGCGTGATCCGCCGCTTTTTCGATGCAAAGGGCATCGCAGGCGAGATTCATCATGATGGTTGGCAAAATTTTGCATACAACCGCAATCAAGCGTTGAAACACGCAAAAGACAAAACCGATTACGTGTTGATTTTTGATGCGGACGACCGCTTTGAAGGCAAATTGGAATTGCCCGAGCTGACCGCCGACCGCTACCGCCTCCGCATGAGAAATGCCATGGGCAGCGTGGTTTATTATCGTCCGCTGTTGTTACGCAATGACGGCACATTCTACTGGCGCGGCGTGTTGCACGAATTTATTGAAACCGACAAACAAGATACCAGCGAAGCCACGCTTCATGGCGACTATACGGTTCTCAGCGGTCGTTTCGGCGCACGCAGCAATATGGCGAACAAATACCTGCTTGACGCCGTTTCTTTGGAAAAAGCGTTTTACAGCCCTGAAGACGAAGACCTGAAACCGCGTTACGCCTTTTATGCGGCACGCTCTTATTGGGATTCTGATATGCCCGAGCGTGCAAGCGAATGGTTTAAAAAACGCATCGAGTTGGGCGGTTGGATAGAGGAAGTGACGGTTTCTTACCAACAGCTGGGCGAGTGCTACAAATTAATGGGCAAACGCGATGAAGCCTTGGCGACTTGGTTGGCAGGCTACGATTACAATCCGCGCCGTGCCGAGTGTCTCTACCTTGCGCAAACCATGCTGCGTCAGGAAGGAAAATACCGCATTTCCCATGCAATCGGCCTGATGGCGAAACGCATTCCGTTCCCAACAGACGATATTCTTTTTGTCCAAAGCAATGTTTATCAGTTGGACATCGACTATGAATTGTCGGTTACCGCCTATGCGGCCGGCGATTTGCGTCAAGGCTATGAGTCTTGCCGACACTTGCTCTTGCTGGATGTACGCGAGGAATTGACCACTGTGACCATGCAAAATATGTGGCTCTACCGCGAACACGCGCAAACCGAAACGCGCGAAGTATTGGAGCAGCTGGTGGCCGTCATGCAGCCTTATGCCGTGCAAGGCGGACGTTTGGCAGAAGTGGCCGAATATTTCGCCGATATTTTGAAAAACCGTTAA
- a CDS encoding leucyl aminopeptidase yields MKFSTKAETLQAQQAGAQLFVCADASQLSNPTALALFASLEEGQNFADTKIPTDNGLQAIAVVRLEKTDRAALNKAAAEAAKWAQNQETVNVDVHAFEEAQAAAVAEAFAIAFGNAAYRFDRYKKEAKPAKFAEAVFHSAHEAAVKEALRVAEAQVYGQSLCRDLGNAAPNECTPEFLARTAKAEAEKLGAHAKIIEKDYIKENMGSFWSVAKGSVEDPYLVELSYFGAADKEAAPVVLVGKGITFDTGGISLKPGLNMDEMKFDMCGAATVISTFCAAVKLQLPINLIAIVATCENMPSGVANKPGDVVKSMKGLTIEVLNTDAEGRLILCDALTYAEQFKPQAVIDVATLTGACIIALGHDVSGVMGNNQDLVDSLLAASRNVDDKAWQLPLFKTYKDQLKSNFADIPNIGTPGAGTITAATFLSYFTEDYSWAHLDIAGTAWKSGGEKGATGRPVPLLLNYLRNVK; encoded by the coding sequence GTGAAATTTAGCACAAAAGCCGAAACTTTGCAGGCTCAACAGGCAGGTGCGCAATTATTTGTCTGCGCCGACGCATCGCAACTGAGCAACCCGACTGCCCTCGCCCTCTTCGCTTCCCTTGAAGAAGGTCAAAATTTCGCCGACACCAAAATCCCGACGGACAACGGTTTGCAAGCCATTGCCGTCGTCCGCCTCGAAAAAACCGACCGCGCCGCATTGAACAAAGCCGCAGCCGAAGCCGCCAAATGGGCGCAAAATCAAGAAACGGTCAATGTGGACGTTCACGCCTTTGAAGAAGCGCAAGCCGCCGCCGTTGCCGAAGCGTTTGCAATTGCGTTCGGCAATGCCGCCTACCGTTTCGACCGCTACAAAAAAGAAGCCAAACCGGCCAAATTTGCAGAAGCCGTGTTCCACAGCGCACACGAAGCCGCCGTCAAAGAAGCCCTGCGCGTTGCCGAAGCGCAAGTTTACGGACAAAGCCTCTGCCGCGACTTGGGCAATGCCGCACCAAACGAATGCACGCCTGAATTCCTCGCGCGTACCGCCAAAGCCGAAGCCGAAAAACTGGGCGCACACGCTAAAATCATTGAAAAAGACTACATCAAAGAAAACATGGGTTCGTTCTGGTCTGTCGCCAAAGGCAGCGTCGAAGACCCATATTTGGTCGAACTGAGCTATTTCGGTGCAGCCGACAAAGAAGCCGCGCCTGTGGTATTGGTCGGCAAAGGCATTACCTTCGACACCGGCGGCATTTCCCTCAAACCCGGCCTAAACATGGACGAAATGAAGTTCGACATGTGCGGCGCGGCAACCGTCATCAGCACATTCTGCGCCGCCGTCAAACTGCAACTGCCGATCAACCTGATTGCCATCGTCGCCACTTGTGAAAACATGCCTTCCGGCGTGGCCAACAAACCGGGGGATGTCGTAAAAAGCATGAAAGGCTTGACCATCGAAGTGTTGAACACCGATGCCGAAGGCCGTCTGATTTTGTGTGACGCTTTAACTTACGCCGAACAATTCAAACCCCAAGCCGTCATCGACGTCGCTACCCTGACCGGCGCGTGCATCATCGCCTTGGGTCATGACGTCAGCGGCGTGATGGGCAACAATCAAGATTTGGTCGACAGCCTGCTGGCCGCTTCCCGCAACGTGGACGACAAAGCATGGCAACTGCCGCTCTTTAAGACTTACAAAGACCAACTCAAATCCAACTTTGCCGACATTCCAAACATCGGCACGCCGGGTGCAGGCACGATTACCGCCGCAACATTCCTGTCTTACTTTACCGAAGACTATTCATGGGCACACCTCGACATCGCAGGTACCGCATGGAAATCCGGCGGTGAAAAAGGCGCGACCGGCCGCCCTGTTCCTTTATTGTTGAACTATCTGCGCAATGTGAAATAA
- the lptG gene encoding LPS export ABC transporter permease LptG — protein sequence MNLISRYIIRQMAVMAVYALLAFLALYSFFEIINEVGDLGKGSYNGAKLGQYVLMQMPARAYELMPLAVLIGGLISLSQLASGSELTVIKASGMSTKKLLLILSQFGLIFAIATVALGEWVAPTLSQKAENIKAAAINGKISTGNTGLWLKEKNSIINVREMLPDHTLLGIKIWQRNDKNELIQAAEAESAVLNPDGSWQLKNIRRSILGEDKVEVSTAAEENWPISVKRNLMDVLLVKPDQMSVGELTTYIDHLEKNNQNTQVYAIAWWRKLVYPVAAWVMALVAFAFTPQTTRHGNMGLKLFGGICLGLLFHFAGRLFGFTSQLYGVPPFLAGALPTVLFALLAVYLIRRQEKR from the coding sequence ATGAACCTGATTTCACGTTACATCATCCGTCAAATGGCGGTTATGGCGGTTTACGCCCTCCTTGCCTTCCTCGCTTTGTACAGCTTTTTTGAAATCATCAACGAAGTCGGCGATCTTGGAAAAGGCAGCTATAACGGCGCAAAATTGGGGCAGTATGTTTTAATGCAGATGCCTGCGCGCGCATATGAACTGATGCCGTTAGCCGTTTTGATCGGCGGCCTGATTTCCCTCAGCCAACTGGCTTCCGGCAGCGAGCTGACCGTTATCAAAGCCAGCGGCATGAGTACCAAAAAGCTGCTGTTGATTCTGTCGCAGTTCGGTTTGATTTTCGCCATTGCCACCGTCGCACTTGGCGAATGGGTTGCTCCCACTCTGAGCCAAAAAGCCGAAAACATCAAAGCTGCGGCCATTAACGGCAAAATCAGCACCGGCAATACCGGCCTTTGGTTGAAAGAAAAAAACAGCATTATCAACGTGCGCGAAATGTTGCCCGACCATACGCTTTTGGGCATCAAAATTTGGCAGCGCAACGATAAAAACGAACTGATCCAAGCGGCAGAAGCCGAATCCGCTGTTTTGAATCCAGACGGTAGCTGGCAGCTGAAAAATATCCGCCGCAGCATATTGGGCGAAGATAAAGTCGAGGTTTCTACTGCCGCCGAAGAAAACTGGCCGATTTCCGTCAAACGCAACCTGATGGATGTATTGCTCGTCAAGCCCGACCAAATGTCTGTCGGCGAATTGACTACCTACATCGACCATCTGGAAAAAAACAACCAAAATACCCAAGTCTATGCCATCGCATGGTGGCGCAAGCTGGTGTATCCCGTTGCCGCATGGGTGATGGCGCTTGTTGCCTTCGCCTTTACCCCGCAAACCACGCGCCACGGCAATATGGGCTTGAAACTTTTCGGCGGTATCTGTCTCGGTTTGCTGTTTCACTTTGCCGGACGGCTCTTCGGCTTTACCAGCCAGTTGTACGGCGTGCCGCCGTTTTTGGCAGGCGCATTGCCGACGGTTTTGTTTGCACTGTTGGCGGTGTATCTGATACGCCGTCAGGAAAAAAGATAA
- a CDS encoding heavy metal translocating P-type ATPase gives MTSPTHPKKNCFHCGLEVPEHLHLTVRFEDEEHETCCAGCQAVAQSIIDAGLGNYYKQRTADAEKSELPPPEVLSQLKLYDLPEVQADFVEVGVGDEREAVLMLGGITCAACVWLIEQQLLRMKGVVRVDLNYSTHRCRVVWDSAHIELSDILLKIRQTGYTAAPYDAQKIEAQAQKERKQFIVRLAVAGLGMMQTMMFALPTYFYGGDIEPLYLEILHWGGFLMVLPVVFYSALPFYRGAWRDWKNRRVGMDTPIAIAIVMTFIAGIYSLITNAGQGMYFESIAMLLFFLLGGRFMEQIARRKAGDAAERLVKLVPAFCHRLPSYPESEAIEEAAVVRLNIGDTIVVKPGEVIPVDGTVLSGESEVNEAMLTGESLPIVKRPSEKVTAGTLNTSSPLIIRTDHTGGNTRLSHIVKLLDRALAQKPRAAELAEKYASSFVFGELLLAIPVFIGWAWYADAHTALWITVALLVITCPCALSLATPTALAASTGALAKDGILISGKQSLETLAQIDDVVFDKTGTLTKGQLSVSRMLSAGRLNEAQALAIAQALEQQSEHPIARAILNHMLSDGPVSALDVKVQQRVNRIGHGVSAQIELDGETQVWALGKAAFVSEIAGNLPEAFTHIDHTGGIIFLGNQSGFQTAFLLEDQIKDSAAEMLQNLKQHGIRLHLLSGDRQAAVAQVAQELGLDAYRAEATPEDKLAYVESLQKQGRKVMMIGDGINDVPVLAQADVSAAVATSADVARDGADVVLLNDDLNVLPVMMEQARRTHQIIRQNLTWASAYNLVAVPLAVFGYVTPWIAALGMSFSSLLVLGNALRLLKTKKAV, from the coding sequence ATGACATCTCCCACACATCCCAAAAAAAACTGTTTCCATTGCGGGCTTGAAGTCCCCGAGCATCTGCATCTGACGGTTCGTTTTGAAGACGAAGAACACGAAACCTGCTGCGCAGGCTGCCAAGCAGTGGCGCAGAGTATTATTGATGCCGGTTTGGGCAATTATTACAAACAGCGTACTGCCGACGCGGAAAAATCCGAATTGCCGCCGCCGGAAGTATTGTCGCAATTAAAGCTGTACGATTTGCCCGAAGTACAGGCGGACTTTGTCGAGGTAGGCGTTGGGGATGAACGCGAGGCGGTGTTGATGCTGGGTGGCATTACCTGCGCCGCGTGTGTGTGGCTGATTGAGCAGCAGTTGTTGCGCATGAAGGGCGTGGTGCGTGTGGATTTGAATTACAGCACCCACCGCTGCCGCGTGGTGTGGGACAGCGCCCACATCGAATTGTCGGACATTTTGCTTAAAATCCGCCAAACCGGTTATACCGCTGCGCCTTATGATGCGCAAAAAATCGAAGCGCAGGCGCAGAAAGAGCGCAAGCAGTTTATCGTCAGATTGGCCGTGGCCGGTCTGGGCATGATGCAGACGATGATGTTTGCCCTGCCGACTTATTTTTACGGTGGCGACATCGAGCCGCTTTATTTGGAAATCCTGCATTGGGGCGGCTTTTTGATGGTGTTGCCCGTTGTGTTTTACAGCGCGTTGCCGTTTTACCGCGGCGCATGGCGCGACTGGAAAAACCGCCGTGTCGGCATGGATACGCCGATTGCCATTGCCATTGTGATGACCTTTATCGCGGGTATTTACAGCCTGATCACCAACGCAGGGCAGGGCATGTATTTCGAATCCATCGCCATGCTGCTGTTTTTCCTGTTGGGCGGGCGTTTTATGGAACAGATTGCCCGACGCAAAGCAGGCGATGCGGCGGAGCGGTTGGTCAAGCTGGTTCCGGCATTTTGCCACCGTTTGCCGTCTTATCCGGAAAGCGAAGCCATTGAGGAAGCCGCAGTCGTCCGCCTCAATATCGGTGATACGATTGTTGTGAAACCTGGCGAAGTCATTCCGGTGGACGGTACGGTTTTGTCCGGCGAGAGCGAAGTTAACGAAGCCATGTTGACCGGGGAAAGCCTGCCCATTGTGAAAAGGCCGTCTGAAAAAGTAACCGCCGGCACGCTTAACACCAGCAGCCCTTTAATCATCCGCACCGACCATACCGGCGGCAACACGCGCCTGTCCCATATCGTCAAACTGCTCGACCGCGCGCTGGCGCAAAAACCGCGTGCCGCCGAGTTGGCCGAAAAATACGCGTCCAGTTTCGTGTTTGGCGAGCTCTTGCTTGCTATTCCCGTTTTTATCGGCTGGGCTTGGTATGCCGACGCGCACACCGCCTTGTGGATTACCGTCGCCCTGCTGGTCATTACCTGCCCGTGCGCCTTATCGCTTGCCACACCGACCGCGCTGGCCGCTTCGACCGGTGCGCTTGCCAAAGACGGCATTCTCATCAGCGGCAAACAAAGCCTGGAAACCCTCGCCCAAATTGACGACGTCGTGTTCGATAAAACCGGTACGCTGACCAAAGGGCAGCTTTCCGTCAGCCGGATGTTGAGTGCAGGCCGTCTGAACGAAGCCCAAGCCCTTGCCATTGCCCAAGCATTGGAGCAGCAATCGGAACACCCCATCGCCCGTGCCATTTTGAACCATATGCTTTCAGACGGCCCTGTATCCGCGCTTGATGTGAAAGTGCAGCAACGGGTCAACCGTATCGGACACGGTGTCAGCGCGCAAATTGAATTGGATGGCGAAACCCAAGTGTGGGCTTTGGGCAAAGCGGCGTTTGTTTCGGAAATTGCCGGGAATCTGCCCGAAGCCTTTACCCATATCGACCACACGGGCGGCATTATTTTCTTGGGCAATCAAAGCGGTTTTCAGACGGCCTTTTTGCTGGAAGACCAAATCAAAGACAGCGCCGCTGAAATGCTGCAAAACCTGAAGCAACACGGCATCCGTCTGCACCTTTTAAGCGGCGACCGACAGGCTGCCGTCGCCCAAGTCGCGCAAGAGCTGGGCTTGGATGCCTATCGTGCCGAAGCCACGCCGGAAGACAAGCTGGCTTATGTAGAAAGTCTGCAAAAACAAGGACGTAAAGTCATGATGATCGGCGACGGGATCAACGACGTCCCCGTCCTTGCCCAAGCCGACGTGTCGGCCGCTGTGGCCACGAGTGCCGATGTGGCGCGCGACGGTGCCGATGTGGTTTTGCTCAATGATGATTTGAACGTTTTGCCCGTGATGATGGAACAGGCACGCCGCACCCATCAAATCATCCGCCAAAACCTGACTTGGGCGAGCGCATACAATCTGGTTGCCGTTCCGCTGGCCGTATTTGGTTACGTGACCCCGTGGATCGCCGCGCTCGGCATGAGTTTCAGCTCGCTGCTGGTGTTGGGCAATGCCTTGAGATTGTTGAAAACCAAAAAGGCCGTCTGA